The following proteins are co-located in the Pseudomonas sp. DY-1 genome:
- a CDS encoding TIGR01777 family oxidoreductase produces the protein MHILLTGGTGLIGRALCQRWLAEGHQLTVLSRRPQSVASLCGRTVRGISQFPDYGDEPLDAIVNLAGEPIADRPWSNKRKAQLWGSRITLTEQMLEWLEKRGQMPQVLLNGSAVGWYGDGGERELTEESPPVTDDFASQLCVAWEETAQRAEAFGIRVVLVRTGLVLARDGGFLKRLVPPFRLGLGGPLGNGRQWMPWVHLDDQIALMDFLLKQIDARGPYNACSPQPVRNRDFARSLGRALGRPAFMPAPAFVLRLLLGELAGLLLGGQRAVPARLRAAGFTFAFTDLDMALGDLLKPKDV, from the coding sequence ATGCACATATTGCTGACCGGCGGTACTGGTCTGATCGGCCGGGCGCTCTGCCAGCGTTGGCTGGCGGAGGGGCATCAGCTCACTGTGCTGAGTCGGCGGCCGCAGAGCGTTGCAAGCCTTTGCGGCCGCACGGTGCGTGGTATCAGCCAGTTTCCCGATTATGGCGACGAGCCGCTGGACGCCATCGTCAACCTGGCGGGAGAACCCATTGCAGATCGGCCCTGGAGCAATAAGCGCAAGGCACAGCTTTGGGGCAGTCGCATCACGCTCACCGAGCAGATGCTGGAGTGGCTGGAGAAGCGCGGCCAGATGCCGCAGGTGCTGCTCAATGGCTCGGCGGTAGGCTGGTACGGTGATGGCGGCGAACGGGAGCTGACCGAGGAATCGCCACCGGTGACCGATGATTTCGCCAGCCAGCTTTGTGTGGCCTGGGAGGAGACGGCGCAACGCGCCGAGGCATTCGGCATCCGCGTGGTGCTGGTGCGCACCGGTTTGGTGCTGGCGCGCGACGGAGGGTTTCTCAAGCGCCTCGTGCCACCCTTTCGCCTGGGATTGGGCGGTCCCCTGGGCAATGGTCGGCAATGGATGCCCTGGGTGCACCTGGACGATCAAATTGCACTGATGGATTTTCTCTTGAAGCAGATCGATGCGCGCGGTCCTTATAATGCGTGCTCGCCGCAGCCCGTGCGCAACCGCGATTTCGCCCGCAGCCTGGGTCGCGCACTGGGCCGGCCGGCCTTCATGCCGGCACCGGCCTTCGTCCTGCGTCTGCTGCTGGGTGAGCTGGCCGGGCTGTTGCTCGGTGGCCAGCGTGCGGTACCGGCCCGATTGCGGGCAGCGGGTTTTACCTTTGCATTCACCGATCTGGACATGGCACTCGGCGATCTGCTGAAGCCTAAGGATGTTTGA
- the hemH gene encoding ferrochelatase: MTDHALLLVNLGSPASTKVEDVRSYLDQFLMDPYVVDLPWPLRRLLVSLILIKRPAQSAHAYSSIWWPNGSPLIVLSRELQDAIVPLWRHGPVELAMRYGEPSIENALRKLAEQGVKRVTLAPLYPQFADSTTTTAIEEARRVIRERGLTLNVSVLPPFFAEPDYLDALVASARPYLEQDFDHLLLSFHGLPERHIRKLVKSIDPQHDLTAPDSRDVSDEVLAVCYRSQCQRTAEAFAERAGLAPGKWSVSFQSRLGKDKWIEPYTEARLDELAKQGVKKLLVMCPAFVADCIETLEEIGQRGSEQFQEAGGQELVLVPCMNSHPQWVSALARLCETAVRPL, from the coding sequence ATGACTGATCACGCGCTGCTGCTGGTCAACCTGGGATCGCCGGCTTCCACCAAGGTGGAGGACGTGCGGAGTTACCTTGATCAGTTCCTGATGGACCCCTACGTCGTCGACCTGCCGTGGCCGCTGCGGCGCCTGCTGGTTTCGCTGATCCTGATCAAGCGTCCGGCACAGTCGGCCCATGCTTACTCGTCGATCTGGTGGCCGAACGGTTCGCCGCTGATCGTCCTCAGTCGTGAATTGCAGGACGCCATCGTTCCCCTCTGGCGGCATGGCCCGGTGGAACTGGCGATGCGCTATGGAGAACCTTCCATCGAAAATGCGCTGCGCAAGTTGGCTGAGCAGGGTGTCAAGCGCGTGACCCTGGCGCCGCTCTATCCGCAGTTCGCCGACAGCACCACTACAACCGCCATCGAGGAGGCTCGCCGTGTAATCCGCGAGCGAGGCCTGACGCTGAATGTTTCGGTGCTGCCACCCTTCTTTGCCGAGCCGGACTACCTGGACGCCCTGGTGGCCAGCGCCAGGCCCTACCTTGAGCAGGACTTCGACCACCTGCTGCTGAGCTTCCACGGTTTACCCGAGCGGCATATCCGCAAACTGGTCAAGAGCATCGATCCACAGCATGACCTGACTGCCCCCGATAGCCGTGACGTCAGCGACGAGGTCCTGGCGGTCTGCTACCGCAGTCAGTGCCAACGCACTGCCGAAGCCTTCGCTGAACGTGCGGGGCTTGCGCCCGGAAAATGGTCGGTGTCCTTCCAGTCGCGCTTGGGCAAGGACAAATGGATCGAGCCTTACACCGAGGCGCGGCTTGATGAGCTGGCCAAGCAGGGGGTGAAGAAGCTGCTGGTGATGTGCCCGGCTTTCGTGGCCGACTGCATCGAGACGCTGGAAGAAATCGGCCAGCGCGGCAGCGAGCAGTTCCAGGAAGCCGGAGGCCAGGAGTTGGTGCTGGTGCCGTGTATGAACAGCCATCCGCAATGGGTTTCTGCGCTCGCCCGGCTTTGCGAAACGGCGGTGCGCCCTCTCTGA
- a CDS encoding MFS transporter: MQNKNNGYPSGLRAWTTVAILMVAYVLSFIDRQILNLLVEPIRRDLVISDTQMSLLMGLSFALFYTVCGIPLGRLADSRSRRGLIAIGVLFWSAATAACGMAKLYWQFLLCRIGVGVGEAALSPAAYSLIADSFPKERRATAISVYSMGVYLGSGLAFLLGGLVIKFASAQGDVHLPLLGEVRPWQLIFLALGAAGVLFTLLMLAVREPQRRGIGAGVVVPLADVGRYLRSNRRTVICHNFGFAGLAFAGYGSAAWIPTFYIRTHGWDAGQVGVIYGSLVAVFGCLGIVFGGRLADWMAKHGRADANMRVGLFAAIGALPLVVLFPLLDDAFWVTVLMAPTVFCLSMPFGVAPAAIQEIMPNAMRGQASAIYLFVITLIGLGFGPTAVALVTDYVFADDKALRYSLLIVTTIAVASSVVLLWAGLKPYRESLQRLQQWGVEPQGETMLREAQPST; encoded by the coding sequence GTGCAGAACAAGAACAATGGCTATCCCTCGGGCCTGAGAGCCTGGACCACCGTCGCGATCCTGATGGTGGCCTACGTGCTGTCCTTCATCGACCGGCAGATTCTCAACCTGCTGGTGGAGCCCATCCGCCGTGACCTGGTCATCAGCGATACGCAGATGAGCCTGCTGATGGGCCTGTCCTTTGCGCTCTTCTATACCGTCTGTGGCATCCCACTGGGTCGCCTGGCCGACAGCCGCAGCCGGCGCGGGCTGATCGCCATTGGCGTGCTGTTCTGGAGCGCCGCCACCGCCGCATGCGGCATGGCAAAACTCTATTGGCAATTCCTGCTCTGCCGCATCGGCGTAGGCGTGGGCGAGGCGGCCTTGTCGCCGGCGGCCTACTCGCTGATCGCCGACAGTTTCCCCAAGGAGCGGCGCGCCACTGCCATCAGCGTCTACTCCATGGGGGTCTATCTCGGTTCCGGGCTGGCCTTTCTGCTAGGCGGGCTGGTGATCAAGTTCGCGTCGGCCCAGGGCGACGTGCACCTGCCGTTGCTGGGCGAAGTGCGGCCATGGCAATTGATCTTCCTCGCCCTTGGCGCGGCCGGTGTGCTCTTCACTCTGCTGATGCTGGCGGTGCGTGAGCCGCAGCGGCGCGGCATTGGTGCCGGCGTAGTGGTGCCCCTTGCGGATGTCGGCCGTTATCTACGCAGCAATCGACGCACTGTCATCTGCCACAACTTCGGTTTCGCCGGCCTGGCCTTCGCCGGCTACGGCAGCGCGGCCTGGATTCCCACTTTCTACATCCGTACCCATGGCTGGGACGCCGGCCAGGTCGGCGTGATCTACGGCAGCCTGGTGGCCGTGTTCGGCTGTCTGGGCATCGTCTTCGGTGGGCGGCTGGCGGACTGGATGGCCAAGCACGGGCGGGCGGATGCCAACATGCGCGTCGGTCTGTTCGCCGCCATCGGCGCCCTGCCGCTGGTGGTGCTGTTTCCCCTGCTGGATGACGCTTTCTGGGTCACGGTGCTGATGGCGCCTACCGTGTTTTGCCTCAGCATGCCCTTTGGCGTTGCGCCGGCCGCCATCCAGGAAATCATGCCCAACGCCATGCGCGGCCAGGCTTCGGCCATCTACCTGTTCGTGATCACCCTGATCGGTCTTGGCTTCGGTCCTACCGCCGTGGCCCTGGTGACCGACTATGTGTTCGCCGACGACAAGGCCCTGCGCTACTCGTTGCTGATCGTCACCACCATCGCGGTGGCGAGCTCGGTGGTGTTGTTGTGGGCTGGGCTAAAGCCTTATCGCGAAAGCCTGCAGCGACTGCAGCAATGGGGCGTGGAGCCACAGGGTGAAACCATGCTCCGCGAGGCACAGCCTTCCACGTAG
- a CDS encoding uracil-xanthine permease family protein, protein MSDEFKDPLWRQVISGAQMLFVAFGALVLMPLITGLDPNVALFTAGLGTLLFQLVTGRQVPVFLASSFAFITPIILAKGQFGLAATMGGVVAAGFVYTFLGLAVKIKGTGFIDRLLPPVVIGPVVISIGLAMAPIAANMAMGKGGDGAELIPYATAMWISMPALLTTLIVAVFGKGIFRLVPIISGVIVGFALSFWFGVVDTARIAAAPWLELPNFTAPEFNLQAILFIVPVALAPAIEHIGGVIAVGSVTGRNYLKTPGLHRTLLGDGLATSAAGLFGGPPNTTYAEVTGAVMLTKNYNPKIMTWAAVFAVGLAFIGKFGAVLQSIPVPVMGGILCLLFGSIAAVGLNTMIRHQVDLAEARNLVIVSVTLVFGIGGMLVGTGTGQDDFGLKGIALCAIVAIALNLILPGHQTWKHQSPDDAPHI, encoded by the coding sequence TCTGGCGCCAGGTCATTTCCGGCGCCCAGATGCTCTTCGTGGCCTTCGGCGCCCTGGTGCTGATGCCACTGATCACCGGACTGGACCCGAACGTAGCGCTCTTCACCGCCGGCCTCGGCACCCTGCTGTTCCAGTTGGTCACCGGGCGTCAGGTGCCGGTGTTCCTGGCATCCAGCTTCGCCTTCATCACTCCGATCATCCTCGCCAAGGGCCAGTTCGGCCTGGCCGCGACCATGGGCGGTGTGGTGGCGGCAGGCTTCGTCTACACCTTCCTCGGCCTCGCCGTGAAGATCAAAGGCACGGGCTTCATCGACCGCCTGCTGCCGCCAGTGGTGATCGGTCCCGTGGTGATCTCCATCGGCCTGGCCATGGCCCCCATCGCAGCCAACATGGCCATGGGCAAGGGTGGTGACGGCGCTGAGCTGATTCCCTACGCCACCGCCATGTGGATTTCCATGCCGGCACTGCTGACCACATTGATCGTCGCCGTGTTTGGCAAAGGCATCTTCCGCCTGGTGCCGATCATCTCCGGCGTGATCGTCGGCTTCGCCCTGTCGTTCTGGTTCGGTGTGGTCGACACCGCCAGGATCGCCGCCGCGCCCTGGCTGGAACTGCCGAACTTCACCGCCCCCGAGTTCAACCTGCAGGCCATCCTGTTCATTGTCCCGGTTGCCCTGGCCCCGGCCATTGAACACATCGGTGGCGTGATCGCGGTGGGCAGCGTGACCGGTCGCAACTACCTGAAGACGCCCGGCCTGCACCGCACGCTGCTCGGCGACGGCCTGGCCACTTCGGCAGCCGGCCTGTTCGGTGGTCCGCCGAACACCACGTATGCGGAAGTGACCGGCGCGGTGATGCTGACCAAGAACTACAACCCGAAGATCATGACCTGGGCAGCCGTCTTCGCCGTCGGCCTGGCCTTCATCGGCAAGTTCGGCGCCGTACTGCAGAGCATCCCGGTGCCAGTAATGGGCGGCATCCTCTGCCTGCTGTTCGGCTCCATCGCCGCGGTTGGCCTGAACACCATGATCCGCCACCAGGTGGACCTGGCCGAAGCGCGCAATCTGGTGATCGTGTCTGTCACCCTGGTATTCGGCATCGGCGGCATGCTGGTGGGCACCGGTACCGGCCAGGACGACTTCGGCCTGAAAGGCATCGCCCTCTGCGCCATCGTCGCCATCGCCCTCAACCTGATCCTGCCGGGCCACCAGACCTGGAAGCATCAGAGCCCGGACGACGCGCCGCATATCTGA